From a region of the Methanoculleus receptaculi genome:
- a CDS encoding flippase activity-associated protein Agl23, protein MKAAAFTARVRENLSLEVVFLLIFLAAVALRFYALDLKLFHHDEAVHAWFAYNLLTDGTYIYDPMYHGPFLYYVTAGVFSLLGDSDLTGRLLPALFGSLLLLLLYPIYRLGYLDKKQTLVAALFLAVSPNMVYFSRFLRNDIFIVFFTMLLLVALLYYFERGQTRYALLAGTAIGLGMSAKENMPIVILIFGLYLIYLIWTRKVRLPAHWVRDLVLGVVVAVGIATAFYSSFGVHPEMALDWWLRAIEHWTAMHEMQRIGGPPYFYILLFILYEVPILILAIVGVLQFFDVAGIISSWRERRRDMEKPGETGVTDVDNVDREETPDPLPPPPEVATPGLRGRLREIISGSGEIRQIDRQKEFARFAIFWMLLSLAAYAYIGEKVPWLILHQVLPMIFVAVYQMTTKKAVIAVAASILLVAMTFHVAFTPADINEPIVQVQNSEDLRWLFAKIDAADRVAIATDSYWPLPWYYRGDRSSKIAYYGQKVSEETIYSGNFDLVVTHDADTYPALDGYVKETCRLNYWFSYGENKDRLLAYYFFRDGKVGSRILEVFSRTSAGTTT, encoded by the coding sequence GTGAAGGCCGCTGCGTTCACGGCGAGGGTCCGTGAAAATCTCTCATTAGAGGTGGTTTTCCTCCTCATATTTCTGGCTGCAGTTGCCCTTCGTTTTTATGCTCTTGACTTAAAGTTGTTCCACCACGATGAGGCCGTTCATGCGTGGTTTGCTTACAATCTCCTGACTGACGGGACGTATATCTACGATCCCATGTATCATGGGCCGTTCCTCTACTACGTGACGGCCGGGGTCTTTTCGCTCCTTGGTGACTCCGATCTCACGGGAAGGCTCCTCCCTGCGCTGTTTGGCAGCTTGCTTCTCCTACTGCTTTACCCCATCTACAGGCTCGGCTACCTGGATAAGAAACAGACCCTGGTAGCGGCGCTATTCCTTGCGGTATCGCCGAACATGGTCTACTTCTCGCGGTTCCTGCGGAACGATATCTTTATAGTCTTCTTTACGATGCTGCTCCTTGTCGCTCTGCTCTACTACTTTGAGCGGGGGCAGACAAGGTATGCCCTGCTCGCTGGAACAGCGATAGGGCTGGGAATGTCTGCCAAGGAGAACATGCCCATCGTTATCCTGATCTTCGGGTTATACCTAATCTACTTGATCTGGACGAGGAAGGTCAGGCTTCCGGCCCACTGGGTCAGGGATCTTGTGCTCGGCGTTGTCGTCGCGGTCGGTATTGCGACGGCCTTTTACTCCTCGTTTGGTGTCCATCCAGAGATGGCCCTGGACTGGTGGCTTCGGGCCATCGAGCACTGGACGGCGATGCACGAGATGCAGCGTATCGGGGGGCCGCCCTACTTCTATATCCTGCTCTTCATCCTCTACGAGGTACCGATCCTGATCCTTGCCATCGTCGGGGTTCTGCAGTTTTTCGATGTCGCGGGCATAATCTCCAGTTGGAGAGAGCGAAGACGGGATATGGAGAAACCCGGTGAGACCGGGGTAACTGATGTTGACAATGTTGACAGAGAAGAGACCCCTGACCCTCTGCCCCCGCCGCCGGAGGTGGCGACCCCGGGCCTGAGGGGGCGGCTTCGCGAGATAATCTCTGGGAGCGGGGAGATCCGGCAGATCGATCGGCAGAAGGAGTTTGCAAGGTTCGCCATATTCTGGATGCTTCTATCGCTTGCGGCATACGCCTACATCGGCGAGAAGGTGCCCTGGCTGATCCTCCACCAGGTTCTGCCCATGATCTTCGTTGCGGTTTATCAGATGACAACGAAGAAGGCGGTAATCGCCGTCGCGGCGAGCATCCTCCTGGTCGCGATGACGTTTCACGTGGCGTTCACACCGGCAGACATAAACGAACCCATAGTTCAGGTCCAGAACTCCGAGGACCTCCGGTGGCTCTTTGCAAAGATCGATGCCGCCGACCGTGTGGCAATAGCAACCGATTCCTACTGGCCGCTGCCCTGGTACTACCGGGGCGACCGGAGTTCAAAAATCGCTTACTATGGCCAGAAGGTGAGCGAGGAGACGATATACAGCGGGAACTTTGACCTTGTTGTCACTCACGATGCTGATACCTACCCGGCACTCGACGGTTACGTTAAGGAGACCTGCAGGTTGAACTACTGGTTCTCATACGGGGAGAACAAAGACAGGTTGCTTGCCTACTACTTCTTCAGGGACGGAAAGGTCGGCAGCAGGATACTCGAGGTATTCTCGAGGACCTCTGCTGGGACGACCACCTGA
- the tuf gene encoding translation elongation factor EF-1 subunit alpha yields the protein MAVEKPHMNLAVIGHIDHGKSTTVGRLLFETGTVPPHIIETYRKEAEAKGKGSFEFAWVMDSLKEERERGITIDIAHRRFDTEKYYFTVVDCPGHRDFVKNMITGASQADAALLVVAAPDGVMEQTKEHVFLARTLGINQLIVGINKMDAVKYDEKRFNEVKAELSQLLKIVGYKPDNVTFIPMSAFKGDNISKHSENTPWYKGPTLLEALNMLNEPEKPTNLPLRLPIQDVYSISGIGTVPVGRVETGVMKKGMKVSFMPANKEGEVKSIEMHHEEIPEALPGDNVGFNVRGIGKGDIRRGDVCGPADAPPTVAEEFVAQVVVLHHPSALTVGYTPVFHCHTAQIACTFVELQKKLDPRTGQVKETNPTFLKTGDAAIVKIRPTRPMVIEKVKEIPQLGRFAVRDMGSTIAAGMCIDITPKQMR from the coding sequence ATGGCAGTTGAAAAGCCCCACATGAACTTAGCAGTTATCGGACATATCGACCACGGGAAGTCTACCACCGTAGGTCGGCTGCTCTTTGAGACCGGAACCGTACCGCCCCACATCATTGAGACCTACAGGAAAGAGGCCGAAGCCAAGGGCAAGGGCTCGTTTGAGTTTGCCTGGGTTATGGACAGCCTCAAGGAAGAGCGTGAGCGTGGCATCACCATTGATATCGCTCACAGGCGGTTCGATACCGAAAAGTACTACTTTACCGTCGTGGACTGCCCTGGTCACCGTGACTTCGTCAAGAACATGATCACGGGCGCGTCCCAGGCGGACGCTGCGCTCCTGGTTGTGGCCGCGCCGGACGGTGTGATGGAACAGACCAAGGAACATGTCTTCCTGGCCCGCACACTCGGGATCAATCAGCTGATCGTTGGCATCAACAAGATGGATGCCGTCAAGTATGATGAGAAGCGTTTCAATGAGGTCAAGGCAGAACTCTCCCAGTTGCTCAAGATCGTCGGTTACAAGCCCGACAACGTCACCTTCATCCCGATGAGCGCGTTCAAGGGTGACAACATCTCCAAGCACAGTGAGAACACTCCCTGGTATAAGGGCCCGACGCTTCTTGAAGCGCTTAACATGCTCAACGAACCCGAGAAGCCCACCAATCTTCCCCTGCGTCTTCCTATCCAGGATGTCTACTCCATCTCCGGTATAGGAACCGTGCCAGTAGGCCGCGTCGAGACCGGTGTCATGAAGAAAGGCATGAAGGTCAGTTTCATGCCCGCTAACAAGGAGGGCGAGGTCAAGTCTATCGAGATGCATCACGAGGAGATTCCCGAGGCGCTTCCAGGTGACAACGTCGGGTTCAACGTCCGCGGTATCGGTAAGGGGGATATCCGCCGTGGTGATGTTTGCGGCCCTGCTGACGCGCCGCCGACCGTTGCCGAGGAGTTTGTTGCGCAGGTTGTTGTGCTTCACCACCCAAGCGCCCTGACCGTCGGTTACACACCGGTCTTCCACTGCCACACCGCCCAGATCGCATGCACATTTGTCGAGCTCCAGAAGAAACTCGACCCCCGTACCGGTCAGGTCAAGGAAACGAACCCCACTTTCCTCAAGACCGGTGATGCCGCGATCGTCAAGATCAGGCCTACCCGTCCAATGGTCATCGAGAAGGTCAAGGAGATCCCGCAGCTCGGACGGTTTGCAGTCCGTGATATGGGCTCAACCATCGCGGCAGGCATGTGCATCGACATTACACCAAAGCAGATGAGATAA
- the rpsJ gene encoding 30S ribosomal protein S10, with the protein MQKARIRLSGTDFEKIEMVCDRIKEIAERTGVNLAGPIPLPTKKLVVPARKSPDGEGTETWDRWQMRVHKRLIDIDADERALRQLMRIQVPKDIGIEIVLES; encoded by the coding sequence ATGCAGAAGGCCAGAATACGTCTTTCAGGAACCGACTTTGAGAAGATCGAGATGGTCTGTGACAGGATCAAAGAGATTGCAGAGCGTACCGGCGTCAATCTGGCAGGTCCGATACCGCTACCCACGAAGAAACTTGTGGTCCCCGCCAGGAAGAGCCCTGATGGTGAGGGTACTGAAACCTGGGATCGCTGGCAGATGCGGGTGCATAAGAGGCTCATAGACATCGATGCCGACGAGCGCGCGCTGCGCCAGTTGATGCGCATACAAGTTCCAAAAGACATCGGCATTGAGATTGTGCTGGAGAGTTGA